One window from the genome of Rhodococcus sp. ABRD24 encodes:
- a CDS encoding carbohydrate ABC transporter permease, with protein sequence MARTYLGVAIILIWGLAPFYWMVVTAFRRVDHTFDTTPWPTYLTLDNFRAALSTDKGNDFLGAIVNSLIIGAVTTAVGLLLGVFTAYALARVEFRGKYIVTGIILGASMFPTVALMTPLFQLFGDFGWIGQYQALIIPNISFVLPLTIYTLTSFLSDLPWELEEAARIDGATRFQAFRLVILPLAAPALFTTAILAFIATWNEFMLASLLSTEKTEPVTVAIARFAGANSWEQPYAAIMAAGTIVTIPLVIMVLLFQRRIVSGLTAGGVKS encoded by the coding sequence ATGGCGCGCACCTACCTCGGTGTGGCGATCATCCTGATCTGGGGTCTGGCACCGTTCTACTGGATGGTCGTCACGGCGTTTCGGCGCGTCGACCACACCTTCGACACCACCCCCTGGCCGACGTACCTGACGCTCGACAACTTCCGTGCCGCGCTGTCCACGGACAAGGGCAACGACTTCCTCGGCGCGATCGTCAACAGCCTCATCATCGGCGCGGTCACCACCGCCGTCGGCCTGCTGCTCGGAGTATTCACCGCGTATGCGCTGGCCCGGGTCGAATTCCGCGGCAAGTACATCGTCACCGGCATCATCCTGGGCGCGTCGATGTTTCCGACCGTCGCGCTGATGACACCGCTGTTCCAGCTGTTCGGCGACTTCGGCTGGATCGGTCAGTACCAGGCCCTGATCATCCCGAACATCTCGTTCGTGCTGCCGCTGACCATCTACACGCTCACCTCGTTCCTGTCGGATCTGCCGTGGGAACTCGAGGAGGCCGCGCGAATCGACGGCGCCACCAGGTTCCAGGCGTTCCGGCTGGTGATCCTGCCGCTGGCCGCGCCCGCCCTGTTCACGACTGCGATCCTCGCGTTCATCGCGACGTGGAACGAGTTCATGCTCGCGAGCCTGCTGTCGACGGAGAAGACCGAGCCGGTCACCGTCGCGATCGCCCGGTTCGCGGGCGCCAACTCGTGGGAGCAGCCGTACGCCGCGATCATGGCGGCCGGCACGATCGTGACTATCCCGCTGGTGATCATGGTGCTGCTGTTCCAGCGCCGCATCGTCTCCGGCCTCACCGCTGGTGGCGTGAAGAGCTGA